A window of Pieris rapae chromosome 22, ilPieRapa1.1, whole genome shotgun sequence genomic DNA:
AATACAAATGAATAGGCGCAGAAGTGTGCTTGTGAGTCGTAGTTCTTCTCCGGGAATCGAAGACCAATTCTTCTTGTGTTaccatacatatacatacactAAGTGTAAATATGTGAGTACTATGCATATAATGTTATCTGCTGTTTTTTTAACGCGCCCATTTTGTATTAGTATAGTAGTTATTTTGTTCTTGGTACATGgccttcacatataattatcgaatccTAAATACTgtgaaaactattttaaaagtatggaGTGTCTTACTCATTCTTATCCATATGAAACTTGATATACCATATGAAACATTCTTTTTGGAagggataaataaataattttatttttttatttagtgaaATAAGATCATCCTGTCTTTAGATAAACAGTtgtaaaaaacatacttataagCACTAAACAGCTTAAATgaaatagtaataatgtaaCTGTAATATAAGCTTCATTGACATTATGATGATTAGGCccataaaatgtgttttcaaGTGGTCGCAAAGATTAATTAATGCACGCAAATGAGTCGCAATATCAATGAAAACCTAGAGTCCATGTTGGGATAATCAGGGTTTTAATCGAAAACCACGTTTGTCaatcaataaaagtttatGTTGGATATAGAGGATACGACACTTAAAATTGCTTTTCGttagcttttatatttttttttattctcttGGTGTATGTTATATTTGCCTAAATGttgttaaattgtatttatttctttttgtattattctaaataaatacgaCAATTTTGGACAGGTTCGCGTACCTGttataaatgtcaaataaaataagtacatgGACAACCGCAACACAAGGAGATTTGAATGTGCGTTGGGGTCTTTTGAAGTAGTGCCACacatttttttcgtttttttatagaaaagagGGCAGGAGGCACACCTGATTTAACCGCTGGCCATGGGCACCCTCAGAGGGCTCACGGGCTTaggaccttttaagaattagtatgCTCATTTCTTGAAGAAACTTTGATTGGTCTTCTATCCTTGAGAGGAGTCTGATCACATGGTCACATAAAAAAGTTCTTCTTCGAATAGTGCCATCTCCTTTCATCACAGCTTTCATTTTGGATGCCGTGCTTTTGAACAAAGACTCGGTGTTTTAACCAAACCATTGtctaagattaaaaaaagactTGCGTCTGCAACCAAGCTTTGCCAAAAAAGATGAACAGATCAATGATACTTGACTCGAATAAAGTATGTTATTTGCGATATCAACACAAATATCGTCGTACAATAATACTGTACCCGTGATAAAATTGACCAAGTCGATAATTTATTGGTCATACCAAgtacaaacttaaaaataaacatgaataGCTGCCTTATTGGGGCTTGATTTAATACGGCTAATAAAACAGTTACCGTATATAAATTactgaacaaataaataacaatgattATCAAGCTTATCTCCATTTCGGTGTATCGAATGGGACGCTAATCACAACTTTCTTGTGTGGAACAATGGAATAATGAGACAAAATATACTGAAGATGTTATGTTAAGCCTTAGTAGTGCGATCGGGTGTGTACCCAACGggttattttatgtatgtgcGCATACAAAtacacagtatttacaatattctttaccttttcaagttaataaaattatatagttatttttccTACAATATATCGTTGAGCGAGTTTCGATGACTTTTAGTTTATATCTTAAACCACAATGTATATAAACGATAAAttgcgatatttttattattgcatactaaaaagatttatgtaataaagcCATGAAAAGGCATCTAATCACTGTTCGGTCATTAAGTTGAAGTAATAACTCAACATAGTAGCGAGCCTAAAGTGCAATAACTTACAGTTTCTTTGTAACTCAGAGAGATTGATGAACACTCCTTATGTGGGCCTCGCTTTCTCATTATGcaatactattaattaaatcttaactAAATACTAAACTTATTCATTGAATTCCTATAGAGGTCATTATCTACctattacaacaaaaaatattaccgacTCCAAAGTGCAGTAAAATAGGCTTTGGGTTACTtcgatatttcttttatatgaaatatccTTGAAGATTGGAGATTTTTGAACTCAGTATGCAAATTTCATTGCCTTAATATAGTTCGGTTATCAATATATCAATTGCGGTATATCTAAGAGTATGACTAGACaacattgatttttaaagaaaacactttttaccggattgaagttatgtattataaacttataattatttaacataattttaaatttttcagacgtttcgcgtgcttcaCAGCGGGCGTTTTCATGTTGACTGAGGACacaaggtgttgaatgtcaaaaagtatcaccgctgtagaaaaagttatatcatccgtatttatttccccggagttgatatCGTTTAAAAGATtaagggtttttgcagaaatgcgaaaaagctatattaataaaagaccaagaggctgattgcagatgaataaaaaattattaaaaaactaattaaataataaaagacaactTTGTTTTTTTCCCTTTGAAGTAGTCTTTGCCCCTGGGGATCAATAGgcactaattaattatttaagttggcgcctggtaatTAGTACCTGTGACTCCAGAGTTGATGCTGTCcacgctcaacgaataagtatcacaATACAGCGATTGCTGCCAGCTTTTTTATGTAGATtaactgtatatttaaatataatatatgtaaagttAAGTAATCATGATAAAACATCTTATCATGATATATGTGGGcatcatatttttgtattttttacactatgcgactattttatttttgtatagtaGTTTCTAATTCacacacataattattaattcaatgtataaagaaatgttttaaaaactattttgaaagagtaattaatttctttccCAACAGCTACTTAAGCTTCCTCTAACAGCTTGCACTCTTCTCGGTGTCTAGCTTTACAAAGCTACATGGGGCTAGCTGGTCTACTTATATCATCATCCCATCTTCTTATTTGTCTTCCTCGTTTCCTTTTGTCATAGCAGCGTAGCCATTTCGTCGATTTTTTATCCATTTATCTTCTTTTGTCATCTCTCATAATGTGTATTGtccatttcaatattttactagAGGTAACAGTATTACTTAACTTAACTAGTATCTTTAATTTCAGACCTAAAACACTCCTCTCCATCCTATTTTGACACTTTCTTactttgttttcttatttatcaGTGACAAAGTTTGACATGCGTATATCAGGCACGGTATCAAAACAGGCATCAAAGATAAGACCtttgtaaagaaatttaaagtttctgtttttcattaatttaatttccctACACTtacaataacttaattatttctaagaccataaaattaatcaattattttttattctattcgGCTATATGAAAACTTCGCTTTGTCTACCTAGTTTCGAACGTGAGAAAGGCTCACTTCAATTAAGGGCGATAATTTGACGGGCCCTGACAGCTcatattgtattgaaattgatttgTGTTCAAAGTTGAATTCATTTTGACAGAATCAATAAGCTACTTTCTCGTGTTATTAACCACCTCAGTTCAGATTAGAATAGTATTCAAGTTGCGAGAATtggaatattaaattagaaatgtTTTAGTCTGTGGGATTCTGAAGGGCCcttaaaaatcaaagaaacTTTCAATTACGCAAGAAAGGTAGTTTCTTTGTTCTGTATATAACTATTACTTATTGCAGGAAATATATAAACCAGAAAATAGatgttaaatattgttttatgcaTATTCAATAAGGCTGAGAATCGGCTGCTATCAATCTTTCAAACCCCTAAGTGATTGCGGGTCcacccaaaaaaaaaatagatttttttttaaaaggtaGGCTAGCCATTAAgaagaaacgaagttcgcgggggcagctcgTTAACATATAAAGTAATAGTTGCCCctacataatatactaaatacaaCTCAGCGTAAACTATGACACAAGTATGTCAAAATCTAGCACGCATTTGACATACGGTTATCTATTCACAATGCCCAAGCATACGAGTAACTAGCGATTCATCATCAGTACGATTATGATAATTGATTAATCACTTTAAGTAAAGATATGCGGACCCTGCAACGCGGCTAAATTGACGCGGTGACTTTTAAGCCGGTCTGTAGCCCTATGATTGACGGGCGCGAGCCtactgaatctgtttcatgatcaatttttaaatctaataggcaagtaggtgatcagcctccagtgcctgacacacgtcgtcgactttttgggtctaagacatgttggtttcctcaggatgttttccttcaccgttcgagcaaatgttaactGCGCacgtagaaagaaagtccattggtgcacagccgggaatcgaacctatgaACTCagatatgagagtcgcacgctgaaaccactaggccaacactgctctaagcAAGCCTACTAAAACGCGTGTTACTGCTAGTAGACAAACATTGcattgcttttaatttaactatacCGCTACTAAAGATTCATGACTACCGCTTTACAATAAAACCATACGTCCAAAACGCCCATCAACGCAGTTACCGACAAAACGAAGCGAGTAATTATAAAGAGAATGAAAACGCAAAGATCTGACATGACAGACAATATCGAAGATAACAAGACAGGTTAAAATTCCTCTAATCGAATGTGGTCTTTATGCTTGTATTTAACACGATTATTATTCTTAGAGGTATCGTGTGACTTGCATTTATTCAACGTGAGGTGTCGAACGTGATTGATTAATGACAGACAGGGTGAAAACAGAACGGCTAcctaattaaatactattaaatgaTTCTCTCTATGGGAGATAGTAATTATGTGATTAGAGTAGTCATATGTTAAGGTGATTGACATTGAATTTTCGCTGTGAATATTCGCATGAATATTTGTTTGTGGGCCCAATGAATCAGTATCGCAGCACTTTTGGTTAAAGttattctttgtattttttgtacattactttaatttaataaatatatcacctCTTTTGTTTCTTTCAAATCTAAGAAAGATGTAACAAATACTACAGATGTGTTATAGTATACCGGTGatataaactttgtttttttttctagctAGATAATCAGCCAAAAGCCACATACCATTCACATAGCATGATTATTTAACTCTGAATAAAACCTTAAACTCCATGGTATAACCGATATGTCACGGAGCCGGTaacaaaatgaatatttttatttatttatgaaataaaactggcctcataaaaactaaagaaatgtCGTCCAAATATGTCAAAACTGCACAATGTGACGTCCAAGTGGTTTACCTTCAAGTGATCCTTGATTTAAAGACGATCTCGATATCTTTCACgaattgtttaatgtttttgatattatttgtgAGTTTATTTACTGATTATCATGGTCTATTACTATACATCGAACAATGTGAAAATGTTGAGAAATATGATTATTGACTACGGAGCCAGTACGGAGATATCGCCTTACGAATACATGAAAACGTATATATCGAAGTGTCCCGAAAATACTGAAGACGCTAAGTTGTCGTGGATAGCAGAGGCATTTTTGGGAATACAAAAACACGGCgaatttttaaaggaaattgCATCTTACATGTCCGAAGAATTATCGGAAGAGGATCaagattatttcattattgtttTCCACGCTATAACATTTCAAATTACCCCAACTGATATGTCATATTTGTACAAGTGTCTCTTCAATTTAAGCAAACCATTACTAAGTACATTTACTAATTTTCTCAGTAACAATGAAGTTTTAACATATGTGTCGCAAGTAGCCCAAAACACTTAtgacacaaattttataacGAACAAAATAATAAGCCCCTTATTCAGTTGGCAACCGTACATCAGTGAAATGGCTCATAACTATGctgaatatttgaaaaaaattgaacgTAGGAAAATTAAACCATTGACAATACCCATACAGCCCAATGTACTACGTAGAAAAAACCACTCTGACTTAGGCCCTCTTCGTGTGCCAagtccagtgcctgacactcCACCAAACTCAATACAAAAGAAACGTCATAAGATGTTACCTAAAAGTGTTATCgataaaaaacttaagaaCATGCATgaaaaaaaccaaattaatGCTACACAACTTTTGCATGTTgtcaaaacaaacaattcaaATTTTGCTAAAGGAAGgtctgaaaattattataaaaagctaTCCGATATAAGAAACGAAATGGATAATGAGTACaagaaaactaaattaaatgttgGTAAAAGAGCATTTTCTTTACCGAACACAGCTCCAACTATAAAAGAAACAAC
This region includes:
- the LOC111001472 gene encoding RB1-inducible coiled-coil protein 1-like — encoded protein: MVYYYTSNNVKMLRNMIIDYGASTEISPYEYMKTYISKCPENTEDAKLSWIAEAFLGIQKHGEFLKEIASYMSEELSEEDQDYFIIVFHAITFQITPTDMSYLYKCLFNLSKPLLSTFTNFLSNNEVLTYVSQVAQNTYDTNFITNKIISPLFSWQPYISEMAHNYAEYLKKIERRKIKPLTIPIQPNVLRRKNHSDLGPLRVPSPVPDTPPNSIQKKRHKMLPKSVIDKKLKNMHEKNQINATQLLHVVKTNNSNFAKGRSENYYKKLSDIRNEMDNEYKKTKLNVGKRAFSLPNTAPTIKETTATVKRINTRIQKSQSEEVKWLEDLITNFRDVNKIEQMKDYDRQEKERERLLSIEKKHLMGQISHEEALIAKRKCKEENRKKYEEFLREKQNWDEEIENWKKREMEKNRKQVEKLSLLELNLMEAKNNATLKKKETADQVKKENEAILAQAMEAKQEELEKRIRVIKEIKMLAEIAKKAKVPKIIDLTETSGLGLLCEMSMAELQERLSNMKICFCEELENKKKIIKQEHLAAKNKLKETKESIKSYMNERETLRKEKKSSNNIQVNSTTSKEIGELKKILDEKRKLRVQLTV